One Lysinibacillus sp. OF-1 DNA segment encodes these proteins:
- the eutS gene encoding ethanolamine utilization microcompartment protein EutS — protein sequence MSEEKKRFIQEFVPGKQLTLSHLIANPDPDMFQKLGIQESGALGIMTCTPSETVIIAGDLATKAANVRLGFLDRFTGSLVIVGSVSEVEMAMLEINRFLSEVLGYTPSKITKS from the coding sequence GTGAGTGAAGAGAAAAAAAGATTTATTCAGGAGTTTGTGCCGGGTAAACAGCTAACATTGAGTCACCTTATAGCCAATCCTGATCCCGATATGTTTCAAAAGCTGGGTATCCAAGAATCGGGCGCACTGGGCATTATGACGTGTACCCCAAGTGAAACGGTGATTATCGCAGGAGATTTAGCGACAAAGGCTGCCAATGTCAGACTAGGATTTTTAGATCGTTTTACAGGTAGTCTCGTTATTGTTGGTAGTGTATCAGAGGTGGAAATGGCGATGTTAGAAATTAATCGTTTTTTATCTGAGGTATTAGGTTATACACCATCAAAAATAACAAAATCATAG
- a CDS encoding THUMP domain-containing class I SAM-dependent RNA methyltransferase, protein MANYQLVATSAMGLESIVAQEVKALGYETTVENGKVYFEGDETAIARTNLWLRVADRVKIVVGQFPAKSFEQLFESVKALPWEKYLPVDAAFPVSGKSVKSKLFSVPDCQAITKKAIVERMKQHYKRLGFLDESGATYKIEVSILKDVATLTIDTSGAGLHKRGYRQAQGEAPLKETLAAALVQISKWNPNRPFVDPFCGSGTITLEAAMFGQNIAPGYNREFISEDWPWMKAAIWDQVRDEAESLANYDQPLEIIGSDIDHRMVSIAQENAIEAGFGELITFKQMQARDFTTQLTDGVMIGNPPYGERIGDVEVVEQVIRDVGKVMKNYPSWSVYMLSSMKNFEELYGRQATKKRKLFNGFIETNYYQFWGQKSKRD, encoded by the coding sequence ATGGCAAACTATCAATTAGTAGCTACGTCAGCAATGGGCTTAGAGTCTATTGTGGCCCAAGAAGTAAAAGCTCTTGGCTATGAAACAACTGTTGAAAATGGCAAAGTATATTTTGAGGGCGATGAAACGGCTATCGCACGCACCAATTTATGGTTGCGTGTAGCGGATCGTGTCAAGATAGTCGTTGGACAATTCCCAGCAAAATCTTTTGAGCAATTATTCGAAAGTGTCAAAGCATTACCATGGGAAAAATATTTACCTGTGGATGCGGCTTTTCCGGTTTCAGGGAAATCTGTAAAATCGAAATTATTTAGTGTACCAGATTGCCAAGCAATTACCAAAAAAGCAATCGTTGAACGAATGAAACAGCATTATAAACGACTTGGCTTTTTAGATGAATCGGGTGCGACTTACAAAATTGAGGTTTCGATTTTAAAAGATGTGGCGACACTGACTATTGATACATCTGGCGCAGGCTTACATAAGCGTGGCTATCGTCAGGCACAAGGGGAGGCACCGTTAAAGGAAACGTTAGCGGCGGCACTTGTGCAAATTTCGAAGTGGAATCCAAATCGTCCGTTCGTTGACCCATTCTGTGGCTCTGGTACTATTACACTTGAAGCGGCAATGTTTGGACAAAATATTGCACCAGGGTATAACCGTGAATTTATTTCTGAGGATTGGCCTTGGATGAAAGCGGCCATCTGGGATCAAGTCCGTGATGAAGCGGAAAGTTTAGCCAATTATGATCAGCCATTAGAAATTATTGGTTCTGATATTGACCATCGTATGGTCAGCATTGCACAAGAAAACGCAATAGAAGCGGGCTTTGGTGAGTTAATCACGTTTAAGCAAATGCAAGCACGCGATTTTACAACACAGTTAACGGATGGTGTCATGATTGGGAACCCACCATATGGAGAACGTATTGGTGATGTAGAAGTCGTGGAGCAGGTAATCCGTGATGTCGGGAAAGTCATGAAAAACTATCCATCTTGGTCTGTGTATATGCTATCCTCCATGAAAAATTTTGAAGAATTATATGGACGCCAAGCGACGAAGAAACGAAAATTATTTAATGGTTTTATTGAAACAAATTATTATCAGTTCTGGGGTCAAAAGTCTAAAAGAGATTAA
- a CDS encoding EutP/PduV family microcompartment system protein — MKNRVMIIGGVQAGKSTLMNTLLGKESSANKTQALVYDDWIVDTPGEYVENPMYYRNIMATSLEVTHVIYLQDATSARSVFPPQFSLGIPKIQIGVITKIDAPNANMERAIALLKNVMTHGPIVKTSSWQKLGIELIEPLIQLTTQEEIRQFVKDRDSPYLMYCSQ, encoded by the coding sequence ATGAAAAATCGAGTAATGATAATAGGCGGTGTGCAGGCAGGAAAGTCAACATTGATGAATACTTTGTTGGGTAAAGAAAGCAGTGCCAATAAAACACAAGCACTCGTTTATGATGACTGGATTGTTGATACACCAGGTGAATATGTTGAAAATCCAATGTATTACAGGAATATTATGGCAACATCATTGGAAGTAACCCATGTCATTTACTTGCAGGATGCCACCTCTGCAAGAAGTGTGTTCCCTCCGCAATTTAGCTTAGGGATTCCTAAAATACAGATTGGTGTTATTACCAAGATAGATGCCCCTAATGCCAATATGGAAAGGGCTATAGCCTTATTAAAAAATGTGATGACACATGGGCCCATCGTGAAAACCTCTTCCTGGCAAAAGTTAGGCATCGAGTTGATTGAACCATTGATTCAACTTACGACACAGGAAGAAATTCGTCAATTCGTCAAGGATCGCGATAGTCCGTATCTCATGTATTGCTCACAGTAG
- the eutH gene encoding ethanolamine utilization protein EutH, whose product MAMIGTIIVYIIMICAVLGAIGAIRDAEYGIGKEFMNGIHTVGHIFVPAAGIMAAIPYLTWFISHFISPIFELIGADPAIAATTILASDMGGYQLANALKESYEGWVMALVVGFMSGATIVFSIPMGLAMLDKRDHKYMALGIMAGVLTIPIGAFISSIMIVLFNTEVREVISTTEAPTYVFAISVLQILINLLPLFIFVILIALGLKLIPNGMIAGFMIFGRVMDAGIKLVLVFSIVEIFTGIFTKIFGAWGFDPIMADEIDQFRALETAGYIGIMLAGAFPMVYLIRKYASKPLEAAGKKLGLSSVGSAGILATIANILAMFTLIRHMPPKDKVINIAFGVCSAFLLGDHLSFTANFQPTIILPVIAGKFLAGVIAIIFAYKLSVPTALRLEIEDRKAGIIKEGEYLTDQKS is encoded by the coding sequence ATGGCAATGATAGGAACGATTATCGTTTATATTATTATGATTTGTGCTGTTTTAGGGGCAATCGGGGCTATCCGAGATGCTGAGTATGGGATTGGGAAAGAATTTATGAATGGGATTCATACCGTTGGGCATATTTTTGTCCCAGCAGCAGGGATCATGGCAGCTATACCTTACTTAACATGGTTTATTAGTCATTTTATTAGTCCGATTTTTGAGTTAATTGGTGCAGATCCTGCGATTGCAGCGACGACGATTTTAGCCTCGGACATGGGTGGTTACCAATTAGCCAATGCGTTAAAGGAGTCTTATGAGGGATGGGTAATGGCTCTTGTTGTTGGCTTTATGTCAGGTGCTACCATTGTATTCTCAATTCCAATGGGTCTTGCGATGTTAGATAAGCGTGATCATAAATATATGGCGCTAGGTATTATGGCTGGCGTATTAACAATTCCGATTGGTGCATTTATTTCTTCGATCATGATCGTGCTATTTAACACAGAAGTACGTGAAGTTATTAGTACAACAGAGGCACCTACCTATGTGTTTGCCATTTCTGTTTTACAAATATTAATTAATTTACTACCGTTATTCATTTTCGTTATTTTAATCGCACTAGGCTTAAAGCTTATTCCGAACGGTATGATTGCAGGCTTCATGATATTCGGACGCGTGATGGATGCGGGGATTAAATTAGTGTTAGTGTTCTCGATTGTAGAGATTTTTACAGGTATTTTTACAAAGATATTTGGTGCGTGGGGCTTCGATCCAATCATGGCTGATGAAATCGACCAATTCCGGGCATTAGAAACAGCTGGTTATATTGGAATTATGCTAGCGGGTGCGTTCCCAATGGTGTATTTAATTCGAAAATATGCTTCCAAACCACTTGAAGCGGCTGGTAAAAAATTGGGTTTATCATCTGTAGGAAGTGCGGGGATTTTAGCAACAATTGCTAATATTTTGGCGATGTTTACACTGATTCGCCATATGCCACCGAAGGATAAAGTAATTAACATCGCGTTTGGTGTATGTTCGGCCTTTTTATTAGGCGATCACTTATCATTCACAGCTAACTTCCAGCCAACCATTATTTTACCTGTAATCGCTGGGAAGTTTTTAGCCGGTGTTATTGCGATTATTTTTGCTTATAAGCTTTCTGTACCAACTGCATTAAGGCTGGAAATTGAGGATCGCAAGGCAGGCATTATTAAAGAAGGCGAATATTTAACAGATCAAAAATCTTAA
- a CDS encoding ethanolamine ammonia-lyase subunit EutB: MNVNLSVIFGGEKYNFKSLKDVMAKANEEKSGDRLAGIAAETVQQRIAAKAVLSELLVKDIRENPLVPQENDEVSRIIEGDINEQIYGEIKNWSIEQLREYILSNDTGDRELKRLSKGMNSEIIAAVTKLMSNLDLVHAANKVEILSTCNITIGQKGTLSSRLQPNHPTDNIDGIIASLKEGLSYGIGDAVIGINPVDDSVESVKKVLTATKEFINDWSIPTQNCVLAHITTQMKAIKQGAPADMIFQSIAGTEIANRSFGISADLIREAEELIKKQGTGTGPNLFYFETGQGSELSAEAHMDIDQVTLESRNYGFARHFNPYIVNTVVGFIGPEYLYNNKQVIRAGLEDHFMGKMHGIPMGVDICYTNHIKADQNDVEDLSVLLTAAGVNFIIAAPMGDDVMLNYQSMSFHDVATLLQTFGKKPAPEYLAWLEKMGIYENGRLSARAGDLSIFER; encoded by the coding sequence ATGAATGTGAATCTATCGGTGATATTTGGTGGAGAAAAATATAATTTTAAATCATTAAAAGATGTAATGGCTAAGGCCAATGAAGAAAAATCAGGCGATCGGCTAGCTGGTATTGCAGCTGAGACGGTTCAACAACGAATCGCAGCTAAAGCTGTATTAAGTGAGCTTTTAGTCAAAGATATCCGAGAAAATCCATTAGTGCCGCAGGAAAATGATGAGGTTTCACGCATTATTGAGGGCGATATTAATGAGCAAATCTATGGAGAAATCAAAAACTGGAGCATCGAGCAGCTGCGTGAATATATTTTATCGAATGACACAGGGGATCGTGAATTAAAGCGATTAAGCAAAGGGATGAATTCAGAAATTATTGCTGCTGTCACAAAGCTCATGTCAAATCTAGATCTTGTTCATGCAGCCAATAAAGTAGAAATACTGTCAACGTGTAATATTACCATTGGGCAAAAAGGGACACTGTCCTCTCGCCTACAGCCAAACCATCCAACAGACAATATTGATGGCATCATCGCCTCACTAAAAGAAGGACTGTCTTATGGTATTGGAGATGCTGTTATCGGTATTAATCCTGTAGATGATTCAGTTGAAAGTGTCAAAAAGGTACTTACGGCTACAAAAGAATTTATCAATGACTGGTCCATCCCTACACAAAACTGTGTCCTAGCTCATATCACAACACAGATGAAAGCAATTAAGCAAGGCGCACCAGCAGATATGATTTTCCAAAGTATTGCTGGGACGGAAATTGCCAACCGTTCGTTCGGTATTTCTGCGGATTTAATAAGAGAAGCAGAGGAGCTCATTAAAAAGCAAGGAACGGGTACTGGCCCAAATTTATTCTACTTTGAAACGGGCCAAGGCTCAGAGCTATCGGCAGAGGCTCATATGGACATTGACCAAGTAACACTCGAATCTCGCAATTATGGATTTGCAAGACATTTTAATCCTTACATTGTGAACACAGTAGTGGGCTTTATCGGTCCAGAGTATTTATACAATAATAAACAGGTTATTCGAGCAGGTCTAGAAGATCATTTCATGGGCAAAATGCACGGTATTCCAATGGGTGTAGATATTTGTTATACCAACCATATTAAGGCGGACCAAAATGATGTTGAAGATTTAAGTGTGCTACTAACAGCAGCTGGCGTTAACTTTATTATTGCTGCGCCGATGGGAGATGATGTTATGCTCAACTATCAATCAATGAGCTTCCATGATGTGGCTACATTACTCCAAACATTTGGTAAAAAACCAGCACCAGAATATTTAGCATGGTTAGAGAAAATGGGCATTTATGAAAATGGTCGACTTTCAGCAAGAGCTGGCGATTTATCCATTTTTGAAAGGTAG
- a CDS encoding ATP-dependent DNA helicase: MRKSLPFALSKDRSFFESLGDWMGDVLYDELPEKGFECRDEQIFMAYQIEQALKEKNILFAEAGVGTGKTIAYLLPAISYARYTGKPALIACADETLIDQLVKEGGDIYKLQKTLGLDIDVRLAKSRDQYLCLKRFEEAEKVETDEWIDDIAFSIPDGVYAQGSMIALQPYGERSDYPTVSDEDWQKVNYNAIMQCSVCELRNRCGQTLHRSHYRKSTDLVICSQDFLMEHLATKESREREGQLALLPEVSMIVLDEGHLLEYAAQKAMTYKVQATTIVQLLERLMVDGVRERTLYAMEKLQDDHELFFDQLRDDIVASNEDRKRINKSKALLDYGKQLINDVEVLMEEFVFESEMYMIPEYELNMAEEYLEQYEASLRIFIAQGDAVDWLEETDGEETLVIMPRLITEVLAEKLFSKKLPIVFSSATLSVNKDFSYIAYSLGIRDYQSFSVPSPFDYEEVMKIYLHELTQRDKTARVQQLLRDGEQTLILFKSKQAMLNFKAELPIMERMYVAFEGDRELSAIVRDFQQGTIKTLCSYHLWEGLDLPEEALTRVIIYDLPFPPQDPLFDAKRTFAENPFEEVELPFMQLRLQQGMGRLIRTSNDHGDIHILLNEEEQKQRAAFENIVAVVPEIK; the protein is encoded by the coding sequence TTGCGTAAATCTTTACCATTTGCATTATCAAAGGACCGTTCATTTTTTGAATCATTAGGTGATTGGATGGGCGATGTCCTTTATGATGAATTACCTGAAAAAGGCTTTGAATGCCGTGATGAGCAAATTTTTATGGCTTATCAAATAGAGCAAGCACTGAAAGAAAAAAATATCCTCTTTGCAGAGGCAGGCGTAGGAACTGGGAAAACAATCGCTTATTTATTACCAGCCATCTCTTATGCACGCTACACAGGGAAGCCTGCGCTAATTGCTTGTGCAGATGAAACATTAATCGACCAACTCGTGAAAGAGGGGGGCGATATTTATAAACTCCAAAAAACGTTAGGGCTCGATATAGATGTTCGTCTTGCAAAATCGAGAGACCAATATTTATGCTTAAAACGCTTTGAGGAAGCAGAAAAAGTGGAGACTGATGAATGGATTGATGATATTGCCTTTTCCATCCCTGATGGTGTCTATGCACAAGGCTCTATGATTGCTTTACAGCCATATGGAGAACGTAGTGACTATCCAACGGTTAGTGATGAGGATTGGCAAAAAGTGAATTACAATGCCATTATGCAATGTTCTGTTTGTGAGCTGCGTAATCGCTGTGGGCAAACGTTGCATCGCTCCCATTATCGTAAATCAACAGATCTTGTCATTTGTTCTCAGGATTTTTTAATGGAGCATTTGGCTACAAAGGAATCTCGTGAGCGTGAAGGTCAGCTTGCTTTACTGCCAGAGGTATCGATGATTGTGTTAGATGAAGGGCATTTATTGGAATATGCTGCGCAAAAGGCAATGACATATAAAGTTCAGGCAACTACCATCGTACAATTATTAGAGCGATTGATGGTAGATGGCGTACGCGAGCGTACACTGTATGCGATGGAAAAATTACAGGATGATCATGAGCTATTTTTTGATCAGCTTCGTGATGATATCGTTGCTTCAAATGAGGATCGTAAACGTATAAACAAATCGAAAGCATTACTTGATTATGGGAAGCAGCTAATAAATGATGTGGAAGTTTTGATGGAAGAATTCGTCTTTGAATCAGAAATGTATATGATTCCTGAATATGAGTTAAATATGGCGGAAGAATACTTAGAACAATATGAGGCTTCCTTACGTATTTTCATAGCACAGGGAGATGCGGTGGATTGGTTAGAGGAAACAGATGGCGAGGAAACGCTTGTCATTATGCCTCGTTTAATCACAGAAGTTTTAGCAGAAAAATTATTCTCTAAAAAGCTTCCAATCGTCTTTTCTTCTGCCACATTATCGGTCAATAAAGACTTTTCTTACATTGCCTACAGTTTAGGTATTCGCGATTACCAATCATTTTCTGTGCCTTCTCCATTCGACTATGAAGAAGTGATGAAAATTTATTTACATGAGCTTACGCAACGTGACAAAACAGCGCGTGTTCAGCAATTGCTGCGTGATGGCGAGCAAACATTGATTTTATTTAAATCAAAGCAAGCCATGCTAAATTTTAAGGCAGAATTGCCGATTATGGAGCGTATGTATGTAGCATTTGAAGGAGATCGAGAGCTATCCGCCATTGTTCGAGATTTCCAGCAGGGGACTATTAAAACATTATGCTCCTATCATTTATGGGAAGGCTTAGATTTACCTGAGGAAGCCTTAACACGTGTGATTATTTATGATTTACCATTTCCTCCACAGGATCCATTATTTGATGCGAAACGTACGTTTGCTGAAAATCCATTTGAAGAAGTGGAACTACCTTTCATGCAACTACGCTTGCAGCAAGGGATGGGTCGCTTAATCCGTACATCTAATGACCATGGAGATATTCATATTTTATTAAATGAAGAAGAACAAAAACAACGTGCAGCCTTTGAAAATATAGTAGCGGTTGTACCAGAAATAAAATAG
- a CDS encoding ANTAR domain-containing response regulator: MTRKVMIVEDESLIAIDLKFMLEDNGYEVVAQASNGETAIELAFLHKPQLILMDIKMPKLDGLKASKIIEQQLGIPVLFISAYSEKELLLYMKQDNILGYVMKPFSEKNVLPVLEVAFHQIDKFNRLNGEILHKQTQLEKRKIIERAKGLLMQAENISEDEAYRKIRNESMQTQQEMVHIAQQIINTLQVNS, translated from the coding sequence ATGACTAGGAAAGTTATGATTGTCGAAGATGAATCACTGATTGCGATTGATTTGAAGTTTATGTTAGAAGACAATGGCTACGAAGTAGTAGCACAGGCGAGTAATGGGGAAACAGCCATTGAATTAGCCTTTTTACATAAACCGCAATTAATCTTAATGGACATTAAAATGCCTAAACTTGATGGGTTGAAGGCAAGTAAAATTATTGAACAACAGCTTGGTATACCCGTTCTTTTCATCTCGGCATACAGTGAAAAAGAATTGTTGCTATACATGAAGCAAGACAATATATTAGGCTATGTCATGAAACCGTTTTCTGAGAAAAATGTGTTGCCTGTGTTAGAGGTTGCTTTTCATCAAATTGATAAATTTAACCGACTCAATGGCGAGATCTTACATAAGCAAACACAATTGGAAAAACGAAAAATCATTGAACGAGCAAAGGGTTTGCTCATGCAGGCTGAAAACATTAGTGAGGACGAGGCTTACCGTAAGATTCGCAATGAAAGCATGCAAACACAACAGGAAATGGTACACATTGCACAGCAAATTATAAACACCTTACAAGTCAATAGTTGA
- a CDS encoding ethanolamine ammonia-lyase reactivating factor EutA, with translation MKTEKIFSAGIDIGTSTTKMVVSSFLLKNVAGVTHVPRIEIIEKTVLHQSPIIKTPFINRDIIDMKKIEEFIFQQYQLAQIAPTDISTGAIIITGESATKENASEVVHTIADGAGHFLVATAGPDLEAIIAAKGAGTLQQSKNSAKVIANIDIGGGTANIAVMQFGEVIGTCTLHVGGRLIEFKDGRVQSISPPLMRLMEQWANPLAVGDAADDARVSQCIDEMVGTLAMILSGQCTDGEHPLLLGHLPNWHKPVDAIVFSGGVASCIYENECTQRQYDDIGEKLAKMLIQHEQLQSFLWLRPEETARATVTGAGTQTTEISGATIQVDAEVLPLKNVPVFNCHMESAKDFNTTVKTAVERADDLFSIQDNRSPFALYFSELPYLSFQDVHALCQAILQHLATRCSKDIPIIIVIQSDYAKIIGQTIQAIHATVPIICIDQIKVETGDYIDIGEALPSGVVPVVVKTLAFHSK, from the coding sequence GTGAAAACTGAAAAAATATTTAGTGCAGGCATTGATATTGGGACAAGTACTACCAAAATGGTGGTCAGTAGTTTTCTGTTAAAGAATGTGGCTGGTGTGACACATGTGCCAAGGATTGAAATTATTGAGAAAACGGTGTTACATCAAAGTCCAATCATTAAAACACCTTTTATCAATCGAGACATCATCGATATGAAAAAAATTGAAGAATTTATTTTTCAGCAATATCAATTAGCACAAATCGCACCAACTGACATTTCAACAGGTGCCATTATTATTACAGGCGAATCGGCCACGAAGGAAAATGCAAGCGAGGTTGTCCATACCATTGCCGATGGTGCAGGTCATTTTTTAGTTGCTACCGCTGGTCCTGATTTAGAGGCCATCATTGCTGCTAAAGGGGCTGGTACCCTACAGCAATCAAAGAATTCAGCTAAGGTGATTGCCAATATTGATATTGGCGGAGGAACTGCCAATATTGCTGTGATGCAGTTTGGAGAAGTTATTGGTACATGTACCTTACATGTTGGTGGTAGATTGATTGAATTTAAGGATGGGAGGGTTCAATCAATTTCTCCGCCACTCATGCGACTAATGGAACAATGGGCTAATCCGTTAGCTGTCGGTGATGCGGCCGATGATGCTCGTGTTTCACAATGTATTGACGAAATGGTTGGAACACTTGCCATGATTCTTAGTGGACAGTGTACCGATGGAGAGCATCCATTATTACTAGGGCATTTACCGAACTGGCATAAACCAGTGGATGCCATCGTCTTTTCTGGTGGTGTAGCTTCCTGTATTTATGAAAATGAATGTACTCAGCGCCAATATGATGATATAGGCGAAAAATTAGCGAAAATGCTTATACAACATGAGCAACTACAATCGTTTTTATGGCTACGACCAGAAGAAACAGCACGTGCAACAGTCACTGGAGCAGGTACACAAACAACTGAAATTAGCGGGGCAACCATTCAGGTAGATGCCGAGGTGTTACCACTAAAAAATGTACCTGTTTTCAACTGCCATATGGAGTCAGCGAAAGATTTTAATACTACGGTGAAGACAGCCGTAGAACGAGCAGATGATTTATTTTCCATCCAGGATAATCGTTCGCCTTTCGCACTCTATTTTAGCGAATTGCCGTATTTAAGCTTTCAGGATGTACATGCATTGTGCCAGGCTATTTTGCAACATTTGGCGACAAGATGTTCCAAGGACATACCAATTATCATAGTCATTCAATCAGATTACGCAAAGATTATTGGACAGACCATACAAGCCATTCATGCGACAGTACCAATTATTTGCATCGATCAAATTAAAGTGGAGACGGGCGATTATATCGACATTGGAGAGGCTCTGCCATCTGGCGTTGTTCCTGTTGTGGTGAAGACCCTTGCCTTCCACTCAAAGTAA
- a CDS encoding sensor histidine kinase: MLADYSLIGGLNLSNIQSLCRKYTNLSATDIDKLIEIEATLTYYAELTDCYMFIDCLLENLPHAIVVAEAFPKKEIGLYEKSVIGKFVFESFEPAVFAAFKHQEKSSISRAITQEGITVEQNVMPIFNEQQQVIAVLIQEKMVKMQTTPKDDFQNMPFALIEHIVEPNPQPIPVVSDLLVESIILTNHENKVIYSNPAGYHFISELSGLENFDNVALDKILPFLQEVYDKGDDVFFLEITIDRKSFIVKKIPIRSQNEKVTLLIIHDLTELKLKENELMMKTFAIREIHHRVKNNLQTVTSLLRLQMRNDRSAANASAFQEALNRIYSISSVYELILENEDNAEEKVDVIALAKKIGHKMIDTSNTATIQLAFQHDNLQLFCHSKKAVSLALIICELLQNALKYAFIGRDEGTIDIQFIQEESTISLHISDNGVGMQEVKASFGMEIITRLVEYDLAGSFSIIPSEEGTHTQIQFPVSEEVFIVND, translated from the coding sequence TTGCTTGCTGACTATTCCTTGATAGGGGGCTTAAACCTGTCGAACATTCAATCATTGTGTAGAAAATATACAAATCTATCGGCAACGGATATTGACAAGTTAATAGAAATTGAAGCTACGCTAACGTATTATGCTGAGTTGACTGATTGTTATATGTTCATAGATTGCCTGCTGGAAAATTTACCGCATGCAATTGTTGTGGCAGAGGCATTCCCGAAAAAGGAAATTGGTTTATATGAAAAATCAGTTATCGGAAAATTCGTATTTGAAAGTTTTGAACCAGCTGTATTTGCTGCATTCAAACATCAAGAAAAATCTTCTATTTCCAGAGCGATTACGCAGGAAGGGATTACGGTAGAGCAAAATGTGATGCCTATTTTTAATGAGCAACAGCAAGTGATTGCTGTGTTGATTCAGGAAAAAATGGTGAAGATGCAAACGACACCGAAAGATGATTTTCAAAATATGCCTTTTGCTTTAATTGAGCATATTGTAGAACCGAATCCGCAACCGATACCCGTTGTTTCTGATTTACTTGTAGAGTCCATAATTCTCACCAATCATGAAAATAAAGTGATTTATAGCAATCCTGCTGGCTATCATTTTATTTCTGAGCTATCGGGATTAGAGAACTTTGACAATGTTGCATTGGATAAAATTTTACCTTTTTTACAAGAAGTCTATGATAAAGGCGATGATGTCTTTTTCTTAGAAATTACAATTGATCGTAAATCCTTTATTGTAAAGAAAATTCCGATTCGCAGTCAAAACGAGAAGGTCACTCTACTCATTATTCATGATCTAACAGAGCTTAAGCTGAAAGAAAATGAGTTAATGATGAAAACCTTTGCGATACGAGAAATTCACCACCGCGTGAAAAATAATCTTCAGACAGTGACAAGCTTATTACGCCTGCAAATGCGCAATGATCGGTCTGCTGCGAATGCAAGTGCTTTTCAAGAGGCATTAAATCGAATATATAGTATTTCATCTGTTTATGAGCTTATTTTAGAAAATGAAGATAACGCTGAAGAAAAAGTAGATGTTATCGCGTTAGCTAAAAAAATTGGTCATAAAATGATTGATACGTCCAATACAGCAACTATTCAACTAGCCTTTCAACATGATAATTTGCAGCTATTCTGTCATTCAAAAAAAGCGGTATCTCTCGCACTCATTATTTGCGAGCTCCTGCAAAATGCATTAAAGTATGCTTTTATCGGTCGTGATGAAGGAACCATTGATATTCAATTCATTCAGGAAGAGTCTACTATTTCACTCCATATTTCTGACAACGGCGTTGGAATGCAAGAGGTGAAGGCATCTTTTGGGATGGAGATTATCACAAGGCTTGTAGAGTATGATTTAGCTGGCTCATTTTCAATTATCCCTAGTGAAGAAGGTACACATACTCAAATTCAGTTTCCTGTAAGTGAGGAGGTATTTATCGTAAATGACTAG